Proteins encoded in a region of the Desulfovibrio litoralis DSM 11393 genome:
- a CDS encoding DUF362 domain-containing protein has protein sequence MKSKVYFSDARSRDFKESKINKIKKLLKKIGLKNIIEKDALTAVKVHFGERGNDTFMNPVFVRSIVDEIKSLGGKPFVTDTNTLYKGSRHNAVDHLMTALEHGFGFATINAPIIIADGLKGGNFIECPIKGKHFKKVKIAEAIHAANAMVVLSHFKGHQLAGFGGAIKNLAMGCAPGQGKKEQHASRFHTKIENCTACGMCIAHCPEDAISFVHKEILNPKAIVTKKENEKPKASINKDKCIGCGECLTVCKYDAIAIDFGTEMIPFNERMAEYAYGVTRDKSTKDNETKIIYINLLLNITPDCDCASWSDAPMVPDLGIMASLDPVALDKACFDMVNAQQGISHSHLQKNYAPGEDKFKGVWDYTVGEIQLSYAEKLGMGSLEYEIVKI, from the coding sequence ATGAAATCAAAAGTATATTTTTCTGATGCAAGGTCAAGAGATTTTAAAGAAAGTAAAATTAATAAAATAAAGAAGTTATTAAAAAAAATAGGTCTTAAAAACATAATAGAAAAAGACGCTTTAACAGCGGTAAAAGTGCATTTTGGCGAACGTGGAAATGATACTTTTATGAACCCTGTTTTTGTGCGTTCTATTGTTGATGAAATAAAATCTTTAGGTGGAAAGCCTTTTGTTACTGATACCAATACCTTATATAAAGGAAGTCGTCATAATGCGGTTGACCATTTAATGACCGCTTTGGAACATGGTTTTGGCTTTGCTACTATTAACGCCCCGATTATTATTGCTGATGGTTTAAAAGGCGGTAACTTTATAGAATGCCCGATTAAAGGCAAGCATTTTAAAAAAGTTAAAATTGCCGAAGCTATCCACGCCGCAAACGCCATGGTTGTTTTATCGCATTTTAAAGGTCATCAACTCGCCGGTTTTGGCGGAGCGATAAAAAACTTAGCGATGGGTTGTGCACCGGGGCAGGGAAAAAAAGAACAACACGCTTCTCGCTTTCATACTAAAATAGAAAACTGTACCGCCTGTGGAATGTGTATTGCTCATTGTCCCGAAGATGCAATTAGTTTTGTGCATAAAGAAATATTAAATCCTAAAGCCATTGTTACTAAGAAAGAAAATGAAAAACCCAAAGCGAGCATAAATAAAGATAAATGTATTGGTTGCGGCGAGTGTTTAACTGTTTGTAAATATGACGCTATTGCTATTGATTTTGGTACGGAAATGATACCTTTTAATGAGCGTATGGCGGAATATGCCTATGGTGTTACCAGAGATAAATCAACTAAAGATAACGAAACAAAAATAATTTATATAAACCTTTTGTTAAATATTACGCCTGATTGTGATTGTGCGTCTTGGAGTGATGCTCCAATGGTGCCAGACCTTGGGATTATGGCGTCTCTTGACCCGGTAGCCTTAGACAAGGCGTGTTTTGATATGGTTAACGCCCAACAAGGAATTTCTCATTCGCACTTGCAAAAAAACTATGCTCCGGGTGAAGATAAGTTTAAAGGTGTTTGGGATTATACTGTTGGTGAAATTCAATTAAGTTATGCTGAAAAATTAGGAATGGGGAGTTTAGAATATGAAATTGTTAAAATCTAA